One Pristiophorus japonicus isolate sPriJap1 chromosome 19, sPriJap1.hap1, whole genome shotgun sequence genomic window carries:
- the LOC139230438 gene encoding zinc-binding protein A33-like → MAATKQVFTLTEDLTCSICLSLFVEPVRLDCDHNFCKSCIERCWENKEQAVSCPECRAVFPQKCYKNTRVLANLSEKTRQLELTPNPEKGQSHCEEHDEKLKLFCDDDRTLICVICRDSPAHSEHRFLPVGDAVRKYKHH, encoded by the exons ATGGCTGCCACCAAACAGGTCTTCACCCTGACCGAGGATTTAACCTGCTCCATCTGCCTGTCTCTGTTTGTGGAGccggtgcgactggactgtgatcacaacTTCTGTAAATCCTGTATCGAACGGTGTTGGGAAAACAAGGAGCAGGCCGTGTCCTGCCCGGAATGTCGTGCAGTCTTCCCCCAGAAATGTTATAAAAATACCAGGGTGTTGGCCAATCTCTCCGAGAAAACTCGGCAGCTGGAGCTGACCCCGAACCCGGAGAAGGGCCAGTCTCACTGTGAGGAACACGATGAGAAGCTGAAACTGTTCTGTGACGATGATCGGACTCTGATCTGTGTCATTTGTAGAGATTCTCCGGCACATTCAGAGCACAGGTTCCTGCCGGTCGGGGATGCAGTGAGAAAGTACAAG CACCACTGA